A single genomic interval of Thermus antranikianii DSM 12462 harbors:
- the rlmB gene encoding 23S rRNA (guanosine(2251)-2'-O)-methyltransferase RlmB, with protein MWIYGRNPVLEALKEGRVRRVLVARGVEAWLLRELERLGAEYTLVPRIELDTLLRTTHHQGLAAEIEEPRYAPLEEAFSLAEARKELPLLVFLDGITDPRNYGAMIRSALALGAHGVVSEERRSAPLSPLALKASAGAALKLPVVKVKNLPRALEEVKKRGLWVYGLDVRGGKTPKELDFQRPLALVVGSEGEGMRRLVRESCDELFRIPIREEAESLNASVALGIALYMAALGRGVG; from the coding sequence ATGTGGATCTACGGAAGGAACCCGGTCCTCGAGGCCCTGAAGGAGGGCCGGGTGCGGCGGGTTTTGGTGGCCCGGGGGGTGGAGGCCTGGCTTTTAAGGGAGCTGGAGAGGCTGGGGGCGGAGTACACCCTGGTGCCCCGGATCGAGCTGGACACCCTCCTGAGAACCACCCACCACCAGGGCTTGGCCGCGGAGATAGAGGAACCCCGCTACGCCCCCCTGGAGGAAGCCTTCTCCCTGGCGGAAGCCCGCAAGGAGCTTCCCCTTCTGGTCTTCCTGGACGGCATCACCGACCCCAGGAACTACGGGGCCATGATCCGAAGCGCCCTGGCCCTGGGAGCCCACGGGGTGGTGTCCGAGGAGCGCCGAAGCGCCCCCCTTTCGCCCCTGGCCCTGAAGGCCAGCGCCGGGGCCGCCTTAAAGCTTCCTGTGGTGAAGGTGAAAAACCTTCCCCGGGCCCTCGAGGAGGTCAAGAAAAGGGGGCTCTGGGTGTACGGCCTGGATGTAAGGGGGGGAAAAACCCCCAAGGAGCTGGACTTCCAAAGGCCCCTGGCCCTGGTGGTGGGCTCGGAAGGGGAAGGTATGCGCCGGTTGGTAAGGGAAAGCTGCGACGAGCTTTTCCGCATCCCCATCCGGGAGGAGGCCGAGTCCCTGAACGCCTCCGTGGCCTTAGGGATAGCCCTCTACATGGCAGCCCTGGGCCGGGGTGTAGGATAG
- a CDS encoding M20 family metallopeptidase has protein sequence MDWIRLLSRLLQAESLPGQEGEVAALLLEALKGMGLTATLDEAGNVEALLGEKEPEVVLTGHLDVVPVGDPLHWPYPQGTVAQEAVWGRGAVDMKGPLVAMLLALEALAQKPLKGRVRFLATVQEEVGGLGSRHAAERLSPLAFILGEPSGRRLMRGHRGRAEVWVDFEGEEAHAALSGPENPLFGLGEYLLALKELPLPPGLKLTPTRVDTYPGARNQTPGVVRLYLDVRYEPEANLEALLERLKALGDASVYIPEEERASGEVRLVIPALWPPYRLPEDHPLLLAALKALDQEGAGLWPFTTDAPYLGTKAPVLGYGPGDPSLAHTPREHIPLAEVEGAAQDYVRLVEALWNAA, from the coding sequence GTGGACTGGATCCGGCTTCTTTCCCGCCTCCTCCAGGCGGAAAGCCTCCCCGGGCAGGAAGGGGAGGTGGCGGCCCTTCTCCTGGAGGCCCTCAAGGGCATGGGCCTGACGGCCACCCTGGACGAGGCGGGAAACGTGGAGGCCCTTCTGGGGGAGAAGGAACCCGAGGTGGTGCTAACCGGGCACCTGGACGTGGTGCCCGTGGGGGATCCCCTGCACTGGCCCTACCCCCAGGGCACCGTGGCCCAGGAGGCCGTCTGGGGCCGGGGGGCGGTGGACATGAAAGGGCCTTTGGTGGCCATGCTCTTGGCCCTCGAGGCCCTCGCCCAAAAACCCCTCAAGGGACGGGTGCGCTTCCTCGCCACGGTGCAGGAGGAGGTGGGGGGCTTGGGAAGCCGTCATGCCGCAGAAAGGCTTTCCCCTCTGGCCTTCATCCTGGGGGAGCCCTCGGGAAGAAGGCTCATGCGGGGCCACCGGGGCCGAGCGGAGGTCTGGGTTGACTTTGAAGGGGAGGAGGCCCACGCTGCCCTCTCGGGCCCGGAAAACCCCCTCTTCGGCCTCGGGGAGTACCTGCTGGCCCTAAAGGAGCTTCCCCTTCCCCCCGGCCTCAAGCTCACCCCCACCCGGGTGGACACCTACCCCGGGGCCCGGAACCAGACCCCCGGGGTGGTGCGCCTGTACCTGGATGTGCGCTACGAGCCCGAGGCCAACCTAGAAGCTCTTTTGGAGAGGCTCAAGGCCCTGGGGGATGCCTCGGTCTACATTCCCGAGGAGGAGCGGGCCTCGGGGGAGGTGCGCCTCGTCATCCCCGCCCTCTGGCCTCCCTACCGCTTGCCGGAGGACCACCCCTTGCTCCTTGCGGCCCTTAAGGCCCTGGACCAGGAGGGGGCGGGCCTTTGGCCCTTCACCACCGACGCCCCCTATCTGGGCACCAAGGCTCCCGTCTTGGGCTACGGCCCGGGGGATCCCTCCTTAGCCCACACCCCCAGGGAGCATATTCCCTTGGCCGAGGTGGAGGGGGCCGCCCAGGACTACGTGCGCCTGGTGGAGGCTTTATGGAACGCCGCTTGA
- a CDS encoding universal stress protein codes for MYKTILMPTDGSSCSFQALEHGLSLAKALGAKVHFLYVLENPAQAIWIAPESVPYGLELLEDLKKAGEEAIAKALSLAQEKGVEATGEVKEGVPIPTIVEAAKGFDLLVMGTHGRTGLDKLLLGSVTEGVLHRVGIPVLVVRCR; via the coding sequence ATGTACAAAACCATCCTGATGCCCACGGACGGAAGCTCCTGTAGCTTCCAGGCCCTGGAGCACGGCCTTTCCCTGGCCAAGGCCTTGGGGGCCAAGGTTCACTTCCTCTACGTGCTGGAGAATCCCGCCCAGGCCATCTGGATTGCTCCCGAGAGCGTTCCTTATGGCCTTGAGCTTTTGGAGGACCTGAAAAAGGCGGGGGAGGAGGCTATTGCCAAGGCCTTGAGCCTGGCTCAAGAGAAGGGGGTGGAGGCCACGGGGGAGGTGAAGGAGGGGGTGCCGATACCCACCATCGTGGAGGCGGCCAAGGGATTCGACCTCCTGGTCATGGGCACCCACGGGCGCACCGGGCTGGATAAGCTCCTTTTGGGCTCGGTGACCGAGGGGGTCTTGCACCGGGTGGGGATACCCGTTTTGGTGGTGCGGTGCCGTTAA